The following are from one region of the Isoalcanivorax indicus genome:
- a CDS encoding enoyl-CoA hydratase/isomerase family protein: MSTDAPVVFEELPCESDRVIGLARLNAQRSLNALSLPMIHLLHEQLTAWAADERVACVWLEGAGEKAFCAGGDIVEMYRSMTPVGERNAFIEDYFASEYRLDHLIHVYEKPLICWAHGIVMGGGMGLMQGASQRVVTEKTKLAMPEITIGLYPDVGGSFFLNRTPGKTGLFAGLTGVHLNAGDALFMGMADVFIHAERRDAVLSALQALSLSGDAATDHALVHRLLREASPQETPASPVREHFDDINRVCDGATLVEVGEALLHSKGYSDWMQRAVSTFERGCAQTAWLVWEQLRRARHLSLGDVFRMEWIMSVQCAMHPDFREGVRALLIEKDGAPQFRYHKPEEVPVGYIDGFFELPAASHPLADL; encoded by the coding sequence ATGAGCACCGACGCCCCGGTTGTCTTTGAAGAACTGCCCTGTGAATCCGATCGTGTGATCGGTCTGGCCCGGCTCAATGCCCAACGTAGCCTGAATGCCCTGAGCCTGCCGATGATTCATCTGCTGCATGAGCAGCTGACCGCCTGGGCTGCCGATGAGCGGGTGGCTTGTGTCTGGCTGGAAGGGGCGGGCGAGAAAGCCTTCTGTGCGGGCGGTGACATCGTCGAGATGTACCGGAGCATGACGCCCGTGGGCGAGCGCAACGCGTTTATCGAAGATTACTTCGCCAGTGAATACCGTCTGGACCATCTGATTCATGTCTATGAGAAACCCCTGATCTGCTGGGCCCATGGCATTGTCATGGGCGGTGGCATGGGGCTGATGCAGGGTGCGTCGCAACGGGTGGTGACGGAAAAAACAAAACTGGCGATGCCGGAAATCACCATTGGCCTGTACCCGGATGTGGGCGGCAGTTTCTTCCTCAATCGCACGCCGGGCAAGACCGGCCTGTTTGCCGGGCTGACCGGCGTGCATCTGAACGCCGGAGACGCGCTGTTCATGGGCATGGCCGACGTGTTTATCCACGCCGAGCGTCGCGATGCAGTGTTGTCGGCGCTGCAGGCACTGTCACTGAGCGGCGATGCGGCCACCGATCATGCGCTGGTGCACCGGCTGTTGCGGGAAGCGTCACCGCAGGAGACGCCTGCCTCGCCAGTGCGCGAGCATTTTGACGACATCAATCGTGTCTGTGATGGCGCCACCCTGGTGGAAGTGGGCGAAGCCCTGTTGCACAGCAAGGGGTACAGCGACTGGATGCAGCGGGCGGTATCTACCTTCGAGCGTGGCTGTGCCCAGACCGCCTGGCTGGTATGGGAGCAGTTGCGTCGCGCCCGGCATCTGTCGTTGGGTGACGTGTTCCGGATGGAATGGATCATGTCGGTGCAGTGCGCCATGCACCCGGATTTCCGTGAGGGTGTGCGGGCGCTGCTGATCGAAAAGGATGGCGCGCCGCAGTTCCGCTACCACAAGCCGGAAGAGGTGCCGGTGGGCTATATCGACGGCTTTTTCGAACTGCCGGCGGCCAGCCATCCTCTTGCTGACCTGTAA
- a CDS encoding acyltransferase: MRVPAALLIVLLLLLNTLILIGPMMLIALLKLVLPGQTLKDACSRAVMWIAETWAELCKATFALLTPTHWDIRCDVPLRQDTSYLVVSNHQSWVDIPALVQAFNRKTPYFKFFLKQELIWVPFLGLAFWALDYPFMKRYSKSVLAKHPELRGKDLEITKAACQKFRRMPVTVVNYLEGTRFTPAKHAAQQSPYRNLLKPKSGGVAFVLGALGEQIDALLDVTVVYPDGPPPGFADLLMGRVPRVIVDIRVTPLEDWLWQGDYENDRQFRARIQRWVSDLWHAKDARIDALKQASG; the protein is encoded by the coding sequence ATGCGTGTGCCTGCCGCGCTGCTGATTGTTCTACTGCTGTTACTCAACACCCTGATCCTGATCGGCCCGATGATGCTGATCGCCCTGCTCAAGCTGGTACTGCCCGGCCAGACGCTCAAGGATGCCTGTTCCCGTGCTGTCATGTGGATTGCCGAAACCTGGGCCGAGCTGTGCAAGGCCACCTTTGCCCTGCTGACGCCCACCCACTGGGACATCCGCTGCGACGTGCCGCTGCGCCAGGACACCTCCTATCTGGTCGTCAGCAACCATCAATCCTGGGTGGATATTCCGGCACTGGTACAGGCCTTCAACCGCAAGACACCCTATTTCAAGTTCTTTCTCAAGCAGGAGCTGATCTGGGTGCCGTTCCTCGGGCTGGCGTTCTGGGCACTGGATTACCCCTTCATGAAGCGCTACAGCAAAAGTGTGCTGGCAAAACACCCCGAACTGCGCGGCAAGGATCTGGAAATCACCAAAGCCGCCTGCCAGAAATTCCGGCGCATGCCCGTCACCGTGGTCAACTATCTGGAAGGCACCCGCTTTACCCCCGCCAAACATGCTGCCCAGCAGTCACCGTATCGCAATCTGCTGAAACCGAAAAGCGGCGGCGTTGCCTTTGTGCTGGGCGCCCTGGGCGAACAGATTGACGCCCTGCTGGATGTCACGGTGGTCTATCCGGACGGCCCACCCCCGGGCTTCGCGGACCTGCTGATGGGTCGGGTGCCACGGGTCATCGTCGATATTCGCGTCACACCGCTGGAGGACTGGCTCTGGCAAGGCGACTACGAGAACGATCGGCAATTCCGTGCGCGCATCCAGCGCTGGGTCAGCGACCTCTGGCACGCCAAGGATGCACGGATCGACGCCCTGAAACAGGCCAGCGGCTGA
- a CDS encoding phospholipase D-like domain-containing protein, with protein sequence MRVALIISLLCLGACSATPVDPDRMDQRVAALQQDQRTCPPGHPRVCAPDSPLADLYDGSGDSHHVITLQRGTDALAARLHLIRSARERILLQNYILYDDEAGQLLLAEMLAAARRGVEVHILVDALLSLPDPAVQAALEMAHPNFQVRLYNPLGGPRRELAVARGRHVITSALCCFRTLNHRMHNKLFAVDGRHMIVGGRNTAGRYFDLDTRMNFIDFEVLVTGQIVHEAEAGFFRYWDHDRVRSPRHTRDVAEALEGSPVLWPEIGSARIAPFIDLARDPDWLAELIEHFGHVVGEVSYFNDPPDKIRVAPQEPEEDSTGQLRALMASAQHSIHLQSPYWVMSRDFERFLREHRDPAVTWRISTNSLAATDAFPVYAISRRQRERMLRQHHLTIHELRPFPEDIADYVPRYDLLIEEKAAGIAMPMSGDPRSPVADSPGPRVSVHGKVLVIDREVAVITSHNFDPRSEVYNTENGLIIHDAAFAGVMADKLERLMADSNSWTHGLTPSRVPVLGAVNRGAARVSRRLPTLDLWPAHMSQNYSLVDGGRPVLPDDPDFLLHYEPEGEFPEVALRSRRVQAGVVSRFFGFLRPLM encoded by the coding sequence ATGCGGGTCGCCCTGATCATCAGTCTGCTGTGCCTGGGGGCCTGCAGCGCAACACCCGTGGACCCGGACCGCATGGACCAGCGCGTGGCCGCCCTGCAGCAGGACCAGCGCACCTGCCCGCCGGGCCATCCCCGTGTCTGTGCGCCCGACAGCCCGCTGGCTGACCTGTACGACGGCAGCGGCGACAGTCATCATGTGATTACCCTGCAACGTGGAACGGATGCGCTGGCTGCCCGCCTGCATCTGATCCGCAGCGCCCGCGAGCGTATTCTGTTACAGAACTACATCCTCTATGACGACGAGGCCGGACAGTTGCTGCTGGCGGAAATGCTGGCCGCCGCCCGGCGAGGGGTGGAGGTCCATATCCTGGTGGACGCCCTGTTGTCGTTGCCTGACCCTGCCGTGCAGGCGGCGCTGGAAATGGCCCATCCGAATTTCCAGGTGCGGTTGTACAATCCCCTGGGCGGGCCCCGGCGCGAGCTGGCGGTGGCGCGCGGTCGCCATGTGATCACCTCGGCCCTGTGCTGTTTCCGCACGCTTAACCACCGCATGCACAACAAGCTGTTCGCGGTGGACGGTCGGCACATGATTGTCGGCGGGCGGAATACGGCCGGGCGTTACTTCGATCTCGACACGCGCATGAATTTCATCGATTTCGAGGTGCTGGTCACCGGGCAGATCGTACACGAGGCTGAGGCGGGTTTTTTCCGCTACTGGGATCATGACCGGGTGCGGTCGCCGCGTCACACCCGCGATGTGGCCGAGGCGCTGGAAGGCAGCCCGGTATTGTGGCCGGAGATCGGCTCGGCACGCATCGCGCCGTTCATTGATCTGGCGCGTGATCCGGACTGGCTGGCCGAACTGATCGAGCATTTCGGCCATGTGGTGGGCGAGGTCAGCTATTTCAATGATCCGCCGGACAAGATCCGGGTGGCACCGCAGGAGCCGGAGGAAGACAGCACCGGGCAATTGCGCGCGCTGATGGCCTCAGCACAGCACTCCATCCACCTGCAAAGCCCGTACTGGGTCATGTCGCGGGATTTCGAGCGCTTCCTGCGTGAGCACCGCGACCCCGCAGTGACCTGGCGTATCAGCACCAACTCGCTGGCCGCGACGGATGCCTTCCCGGTCTATGCCATCAGTCGACGCCAGCGCGAGCGGATGCTGCGCCAGCATCATCTGACGATTCACGAGTTGCGCCCCTTCCCCGAGGACATTGCCGATTATGTGCCGCGTTACGATCTGCTGATCGAGGAAAAAGCGGCAGGTATTGCCATGCCCATGAGCGGTGATCCGCGCTCGCCGGTGGCGGACAGCCCCGGGCCGCGGGTCAGTGTGCACGGCAAGGTGCTGGTGATAGACCGGGAAGTGGCGGTGATTACCTCGCACAATTTTGATCCGCGCTCGGAGGTGTACAACACCGAAAATGGCCTGATCATCCATGACGCTGCTTTCGCGGGCGTCATGGCAGACAAGCTGGAGCGATTGATGGCAGACAGCAACAGCTGGACCCACGGGCTGACGCCCTCGCGGGTGCCGGTGCTGGGCGCCGTCAATCGCGGGGCGGCCCGTGTCTCCCGGCGCCTGCCGACCCTCGACCTGTGGCCCGCCCACATGAGCCAGAATTATTCGCTGGTCGACGGGGGGCGCCCGGTGTTGCCGGATGATCCGGATTTTCTGCTGCACTATGAACCGGAAGGCGAGTTTCCCGAAGTGGCATTGCGCAGCCGCCGCGTGCAGGCGGGCGTGGTCAGCCGTTTCTTCGGTTTCCTGCGCCCCCTCATGTAA